From a region of the Pleuronectes platessa chromosome 22, fPlePla1.1, whole genome shotgun sequence genome:
- the ttll1 gene encoding probable tubulin polyglutamylase TTLL1: protein MAGKVKWVTDIEKSVLINNFEKREWIPVTENEDWNFYWMSIQTIRNVFSVDTGYRLSDEQMVNHFPNHYELTRKDLMIKNIKRYRKDLEKESSPLAEKDENGKYIYLDFVPVTFMLPADYNLFVEEYRKNPSSTWIMKPCGKAQGKGIFLINKLSQIKKWSRDSRTSTFVAAASGKEAYVISLYIDNPLLIGGKKFDLRLYVLVTTYRPLKCYMYTLGFCRFCTVKYTPSTSELDNMFVHLTNVAIQKHGDDYNHVHGGKWTVSNLRLYLESTRGKEVTSRLFDQIHWIVVQSLKAVAPVMNNDKHCFECYGYDIIIDDKLKPWLIEVNASPSLTSSTANDRILKYNLINDTLNIVTPNGEIPDCRWNRSPPREALGNYQVLYDEEQAQSENAERDLRSRSGQSLGSKGSKGSAGIRPAAATWK from the exons ATGGCCGGTAAGGTGAAGTGGGTGACGGACATAGAGAAATCAGTGCTCATCAACAACTTTGAGAAGAGGGAATGGATCCCAGTGACAGAAAACGAGGACTGGAATTTCTACTG GATGAGCATCCAGACCATCAGGAATGTGTTCAGTGTGGACACCGGCTACCGCCTGTCAGACGAACAGATGGTTAACCACTTCCCCAACCACTATGAGCTGACCAGGAAGGACCTGATGATCAAGAACATCAAACGCTACCGGAAGGACCTGGAGAAAGAAAGCAGCCCGCTGGCGGAGAAGGACGAGAatggaaaatacatttatctCG ATTTCGTGCCTGTGACGTTCATGCTCCCGGCCGATTACAATTTGTTTGTAGAGGAGTATCGGAAGAATCCGTCCAGCACCTGGATCATGAAGCCCTGCGGGAAGGCCCAGGGCAAAGGCATCTTCCTCATTAACAAACTGTCCCAGATAAAGAAGTGGTCCAGAGATAGCCGCACCTCCAC GTTTGTAGCAGCTGCTAGTGGTAAGGAAGCGTATGTGATCTCCCTGTACATTGATAATCCTCTGCTGATAGGAGGGAAAAAGTTTGACCTGCGTCTCTACGTCTTGGTGACGACCTATCGACCTCTGAAATGCTACAT GTACACGCTGGGCTTTTGTCGGTTCTGCACAGTGAAGTACACGCCCAGTACGAGTGAACTGGACAACATGTTTGTCCACCTCACTAATGTGGCCATCCAGAAACACGGG GACGACTACAACCACGTTCATGGAGGCAAGTGGACGGTCAGCAACCTACGTCTGTACCTGGAGAGCACCCGAGGAAAGGAGGTGACGAGCAGACTCTTCGACCAGATCCACTGGATCGTGGTGCAGTCGCTGAAAGCCGTGGCC CCCGTGATGAACAACGACAAGCATTGTTTTGAATGTTACGGCTATGACATCATTATCGATGACAAGCTGAAGCCGTGGCTTATTGAG GTCAATGCATCCCCCTCACTCACCTCCAGCACAGCCAATGACCGCATCTTGAAGTACAATCTCATCAACGACACCCTCAACATCGTCACACCCAACGGGGAAATCCCAGACTGCCGCTGGAACCGCAGCCCACCCcgggaggccctgggcaactacCAAGTCCT GTACGACGAGGAGCAGGCACAGAGCGAGAATGCTGAGCGCGACCTGCGGAGCCGCTCGGGTCAATCGCTGGGGTCAAAGGGCTCCAAGGGGAGTGCAGGCATTCGCCCCGCCGCCGCCACCTGGAAATGA
- the bik gene encoding bcl-2-interacting killer gives MVKQSRQPSPVVPLQAGPGEGDTGGLLDVNLRIGDGTSRAFARQLAAIGDQMDREWTSRRRNRLPTPLRMLRPAQVLTRTMYRDFHNQLWGFQGLSAAVKSWILSTAPGQGLFRAEAWTDWVSSFKPITSTDWTRGALVTVALVAAVTLLGALWMEWKD, from the exons atggtgAAACAAAGCAGACAGCCCAGTCCAGTCGTCCCGCTCCAGGCTGGACCTGGTGAGGGGGACACTGGCGGCCTGTTGGACGTTAACCTCAG AATCGGTGACGGGACATCACGTGCCTTCGCCCGCCAACTGGCTGCCATCGGGGACCAGATGGACCGGGAGTGGACCAGCAGGCGGCGAAACCGGCTCCCGACTCCTCTACGCATGCTGAGACCTGCTCAGGTGCTGACCAGGACCATGTATCG GGATTTCCATAACCAGTTATGGGGCTTCCAGGgcctctctgctgcagtgaaGTCCTGGATACTGAGCACTGCTCCTGGGCAGGGCctcttcagagctgaggcctggACAGACTGG GTTTCCAGTTTTAAACCAATAACCAGCACTGATTGGACCAGAGGAGCCCTGGTGACTGTGGCACTGGTGGCTGCAGTGACCCTCCTCGGTGCCTTATGGATGGAGTGGAAAGATTAA
- the mcat gene encoding malonyl-CoA-acyl carrier protein transacylase, mitochondrial, translated as MLNPVLGSMSAACRGKRLGSLLSLSRSLANNQRGSPDPPPETSAPLPDREPERSWKRRKDPSSRSVFLFPGQGSQFVGMARGLLKYPNVKEMFDAAQKILGYDLLSLCLHGPEEELMKTVHCQPAVFVTSLAAVERLNRENPMAVETCVAAAGFSVGEFAALVFSGAINFTEALYAVKVRAEAMQKASELIPSGMLSVLGRNQAQYKYACLQAKEHCKSLGVEEPVCSVANYLFPDARVIAGHQQALDFLQQNSRRLQFMRTTPLPVSGAFHTELMASAAEPLREVLRQVEVRRPEISVYSNVDGKRYMNESHVRRQLVKQLVSPVKWEQTLHEIYERTQGERFPQTYEVGPGKQLGATLQRCNMKAFKTYTNVQVTTYED; from the exons ATGTTGAACCCGGTGCTCGGCAGCATGTCGGCCGCCTGCAGAGGGAAGaggctcggctctctgctgtcCCTCAGCCGGAGTCTGGCCAACAACCAGCGAGGATCCCCGGATCCCCCGCCGGAAACCTCCGCTCCTCTCCCGGACAGAGAGCCGGAGAGGAGCTGGAAGCGGCGCAAGGACCCCAGCAGCCGCTCGGTGTTCCTCTTCCCCGGGCAGGGCAGCCAGTTCGTGGGCATGGCCCGGGGTCTCCTGAAGTACCCCAACGTGAAGGAGATGTTCGACGCCGCGCAGAAGATCCTCGGGTACGACCTGCTGTCCCTGTGCCTGCACGGACCCGAGGAGGAGCTGATGAAGACGGTGCACTGCCAGCCCGCAGTGTTCGTCACCTCTCTGGCTGCCGTGGAGAGACTCAACCGGGAAAACCCAATG GCTGTTGAGACGTGCGTTGCCGCTGCAGGTTTCAGCGTTGGAGAATTTGCTGCTCTGGTTTTTTCCGGTGCCATAAACTTCACAGAGG CCCTGTATGCGGTGAAGGTGCGTGCCGAGGCCATGCAGAAGGCCTCCGAGCTGATTCCCAGCGGGATGCTGTCGGTCCTCGGACGAAATCAGGCTCAGTATAAATACGCCTGTCTGCAAGCTAAGGAGCACTGCAAGAGTCTGGGGGTGGAGGAGCCGGTGTGCTCTGTGGCCAACTACCTGTTCCCTGACGCCAGAGTCATCGCGGGACATCAACAG GCTCTGGATTTCCTGCAGCAGAACTCGAGACGTCTCCAGTTCATGAGGACCACGCCTCTCCCGGTCAGCGGAGCGTTTCACACAGAGCTGATGGCCTCGGCTGCTGAGCCCCTCCGAGAGGTTCTTagacaggtggag gtgcGGCGTCCCGAGATCAGCGTGTACTCCAACGTCGACGGCAAGCGCTACATGAACGAGAGCCACGTGCGGCGGCAGCTGGTGAAGCAGCTGGTGTCGCCCGTGAAGTGGGAGCAAACCCTGCACGAGATCTACGAGAGGACGCAGGGGGAGCGGTTCCCTCAAACCTACGAGGTCGGCCCCGGAAAGCAGCTGGGCGCCACGCTTCAGAGATGCAACATGAAGGCGTTCAAAACGTACACGAATGTGCAAGTCACCACGTATGAGGACTGA